One genomic region from Bufo bufo chromosome 3, aBufBuf1.1, whole genome shotgun sequence encodes:
- the TSFM gene encoding elongation factor Ts, mitochondrial: MAALSGFLRSKLFSRQQAGLIHSGFRLLAADKELLVRLRKKTGYSFINCKKALEKFNNDTKQAEAWLHQQAQKEGWNKATKLQGRKTAEGLVGLLQEGNTAVMVEVNCETDFVARNVKFQQLVQQAALCTLRHCRSAEQHQASYSKCFLPGEEILQMKSEELSLKDLLAMTIGKLGENMLMRRAAWVMVSPDMFIGSYMHGALQADLPSLTNMSFGKYGSLVVCRKTDESSTSNITEFGRRLGQHVVGMNPLSVGSIEDESAGDAETRMLAQPFLLEPGLTVGQYLQPHGIQVLDFVRFECGEEPQSSEASQP, translated from the exons CTCTTCTCCAGGCAGCAGGCTGGACTCATCCACTCCGGTTTCCGGTTACTAGCAGCCGACAAGGAACTTTTAGTTAGACTCCGAAAGAAAACCGGCTACTCGTTTATTAACTGTAAAAAAGCACTAGAAAAGTTCAACAATGatacaaaacag gcaGAAGCATGGCTCCACCAGCAAGCACAGAAAGAAGGATGGAATAAAGCTACCAAGTTACAAGGAAGAAAGACGGCAGAGGGTCTTGTGGGTCTTCTACAGGAAGGCAACACAGCAGTGATGGTGGAA GTGAACTGCGAGACAGACTTTGTTGCCAGAAATGTGAAGTTCCAGCAGCTGGTTCAGCAGGCTGCTCTTTGTACTCTGCGGCACTGCCGGAGCGCGGAGCAGCACCAGGCTTCTTATTCAAAG TGTTTCCTGCCGGGTGAGGAGATTTTGCAAATGAAGTCAGAGGAATTGTCTCTCAAAGATCTTCTTGCAATGACAATAG GAAAACTTGGAGAAAACATGTTAATGAGAAGGGCTGCATGGGTCATGGTCTCCCCTGACATGTTTATCGGGTCATACATGCATGGCGCTTTGCAAGCAGACCTGCCGTCCTTGACTAACATGTCATTTGGCAAATATGGGTCATTGGTTGTATGTAGAAAGACTGATGAAAGTTCTACAAGCAACATTACTGAATTTGGTCGTAGGCTGGGCCAGCATGTCGTTGGCATGAATCCCTTGTCAGTGGGGTCTATAGAGGATGAATCCGCTGGAGATGCAGAAACCAGAATGTTGGCCCAGCCTTTCCTGCTGGAGCCCGGCCTGACTGTAGGacagtatctccagccacatggaATACAAGTGTTGGATTTTGTGCGCTTTGAATGTGGAGAGGAACCACAGTCTTCAGAAGCCAGTCAGCCTTAA